In a genomic window of Acidilobus saccharovorans 345-15:
- a CDS encoding galactokinase, giving the protein MITVRSPGRVNIIGEHTDYALGYVMPMAIQLGTTFTAEPSLDERTCIFSEAMKEELCFGDELVREGRWIDYVKGVYYAIRSRGLRYMHVSGRLSGDLPMSSGLSSSASLEMAIAVAQNELARLGLSRLELARLGVTAENEFLGIPSGILDQFAAVMGKEGKAVFTDTETLNYEYVPIPEDVEFLVFHTGIRRAVAGTEYSERVKVVKSALRALGVSSSKYVREEQLSRLDELQRKRLGYVIRENSRVLAVRDALRSGDVVTTGRILTEAHWDLARNYEVSVPELDFFVEFATSHGAYGARLTGAGFGGAAIALVDRGKGEQLGREAEEEYVRRFPHRPQHWVVTPAEGARVIDVRP; this is encoded by the coding sequence ATGATAACGGTTAGGTCGCCTGGCAGGGTTAACATAATTGGCGAGCACACGGACTACGCCCTGGGCTACGTTATGCCCATGGCCATTCAGCTGGGCACCACCTTCACCGCTGAGCCATCCCTGGACGAGAGGACGTGCATATTCTCAGAGGCCATGAAGGAGGAGCTCTGCTTCGGTGACGAGCTCGTCAGGGAGGGCAGGTGGATAGACTACGTCAAGGGGGTCTACTATGCAATAAGGAGCAGGGGGCTCAGGTACATGCACGTCAGCGGCAGGCTCAGCGGGGACCTGCCCATGAGCTCTGGCCTCAGCTCCTCGGCAAGCCTCGAGATGGCAATAGCCGTCGCCCAGAACGAGCTGGCGAGGCTGGGCCTCTCTAGGCTTGAGCTGGCCCGCCTGGGGGTCACGGCGGAGAACGAGTTCCTTGGGATACCGAGCGGCATCCTGGACCAGTTCGCTGCCGTGATGGGCAAGGAGGGCAAGGCGGTGTTTACGGACACGGAGACCCTTAACTACGAGTACGTTCCAATACCTGAGGACGTAGAGTTCCTGGTGTTCCACACGGGCATAAGGAGGGCGGTGGCAGGCACTGAGTACTCAGAGAGGGTCAAGGTTGTTAAGTCCGCCCTCAGGGCCCTCGGGGTGAGCTCGTCAAAGTACGTCAGGGAGGAGCAGCTTTCAAGGCTTGATGAGCTGCAGAGGAAGAGGCTCGGCTACGTCATAAGGGAGAACTCCAGGGTCCTGGCCGTGAGGGACGCCCTGAGGAGCGGCGACGTGGTGACGACCGGCAGGATACTGACGGAGGCCCACTGGGACCTTGCGAGGAACTACGAGGTCAGCGTGCCCGAGCTCGACTTCTTCGTGGAGTTCGCCACCTCCCACGGAGCCTACGGGGCGAGGCTAACGGGCGCCGGCTTCGGGGGTGCCGCCATAGCACTGGTTGACAGGGGCAAGGGGGAGCAGCTCGGCAGGGAGGCCGAGGAGGAGTATGTGAGGAGGTTCCCGCACAGGCCGCAGCACTGGGTGGTGACCCCCGCTGAGGGGGCAAGGGTAATTGACGTTAGGCCTTAA
- the galT gene encoding galactose-1-phosphate uridylyltransferase, translating into MRELRYNPLTGQWIMVSSERAKRRWRPQGYCPFCPGAEETGYGWDALVLPNRFAVLSREAEPVMGGDILRRAQAYGDCGVIVETPEHNVKDLDELSLDHVVKVLKLWQQVTAKEMSDRRIVYLAIFRNKGEEVGVSLTHPHGQYYAMPFFPLRPRLMADNARKYYRRFGRCAFCDIVRKELEDKERVVYSNGGFVAFLPYYASWPFELHIYPLRHVQYITELSDEELKYMADALRASLGALNALFSRQMPYTFNLFQAPLKGRWPFLHMHLEIYPLLRDRDKLKYAAGIEMSTWDFTYDSVPEENAGLLRSACESVKPRLGLLGTCGAGPGII; encoded by the coding sequence TTGAGGGAGCTGAGGTACAACCCGCTCACCGGCCAGTGGATAATGGTTTCAAGCGAGAGGGCCAAGAGGAGGTGGAGGCCCCAGGGGTACTGCCCGTTCTGCCCAGGGGCTGAGGAGACGGGCTACGGCTGGGACGCCCTGGTGCTCCCCAACAGGTTTGCCGTGCTCTCAAGGGAGGCCGAGCCCGTGATGGGCGGCGACATACTCAGGAGGGCCCAGGCCTACGGCGACTGCGGCGTGATAGTTGAGACGCCCGAGCACAACGTTAAGGACCTGGACGAGCTAAGCCTTGACCACGTGGTCAAGGTACTGAAGCTGTGGCAGCAGGTGACTGCCAAGGAGATGTCGGACAGGAGGATAGTCTACCTGGCCATATTCAGGAACAAGGGCGAGGAGGTGGGGGTCTCGCTCACTCACCCCCACGGGCAGTACTATGCCATGCCGTTCTTCCCGCTCAGGCCAAGGCTCATGGCTGACAACGCCAGGAAGTACTACAGGAGGTTCGGCAGGTGCGCCTTCTGCGACATAGTGAGGAAGGAGCTTGAGGACAAGGAGAGGGTGGTCTACTCAAACGGCGGCTTCGTCGCCTTCCTGCCCTACTACGCCTCGTGGCCCTTTGAGCTCCACATATACCCCCTCAGGCACGTCCAATACATAACTGAGCTGAGCGACGAGGAGCTGAAGTACATGGCGGACGCCCTTAGGGCCTCACTGGGGGCCCTTAACGCCCTGTTCTCAAGGCAGATGCCCTACACATTCAACCTGTTCCAGGCGCCCCTCAAGGGAAGGTGGCCCTTCCTTCACATGCACCTTGAGATATACCCGCTGCTCAGGGACAGGGACAAGCTGAAGTACGCGGCTGGCATAGAGATGTCCACCTGGGACTTCACCTATGACAGCGTGCCGGAGGAGAACGCTGGGCTGCTGAGGAGCGCCTGTGAGTCCGTGAAGCCCAGGCTTGGCCTCCTTGGAACGTGCGGCGCGGGGCCAGGCATTATTTAG
- a CDS encoding acylphosphatase yields the protein MPEACKRIRVTGVVQGVGFRAYVRRHATMLGLTGYAKNMPDGSVEIVAQGQEKSIEELLQQLRESHFDIDNIEVEDLTGCNYAHFTTM from the coding sequence GTGCCTGAGGCCTGCAAGAGGATCAGGGTGACCGGCGTGGTTCAGGGGGTCGGCTTCAGAGCCTACGTGAGGAGACACGCCACTATGTTAGGGCTGACAGGCTACGCCAAGAACATGCCTGACGGCAGCGTTGAGATAGTGGCCCAGGGCCAGGAGAAGTCCATAGAGGAGCTTCTCCAGCAGCTGAGGGAGAGCCACTTCGACATAGATAACATAGAGGTTGAGGACCTGACGGGCTGCAACTACGCCCACTTCACAACCATGTGA
- a CDS encoding SelD-related putative sulfur metabolism protein: protein MVSEEVKERLRRVRQMAAHYRSLGADPMSLAAGCSVKVDLLRVVYPAMKSLRSRLGESIEIAEREDADVFVGDHNDLEVVRAVSPLGTEFEPSRRLSRPARAAVLIQAYQLNAESPEKFAASVEPAYRSLAKCAPRIRIGKGHSIVTPFREDEFILADLVSSGKGDEFIAINNDTMHIIDPTQDPLDIRQVSGALSNALNDLFVIGVHRGLMIAPVINAPSQDLKERLIENAREFSKSIGAEVLDVPGPGRGRLLMGATVMGYSDRQPPQFHDRVRPGMKVIATRPLGELAPITTYLTAAIDESVVDELEAEGISFDELERLKEQAVNIISSPNRAAAEVIEKYLPAFGEEYSPDEHIAATTDVTGPGIYVVKELADLSRTTIRIDQFPLLFPEIARFATEHFIMPNATAGTNGGFIIIAPEQVADDIVRDLRSRGYSPSIIGEVVAKGTPKVIAPRDISYYIYDEAILSELGAGGA, encoded by the coding sequence ATGGTGAGCGAGGAAGTTAAGGAGAGGCTTCGCAGGGTAAGGCAGATGGCGGCCCACTACAGGTCCCTGGGGGCAGACCCCATGTCCTTGGCTGCGGGCTGCTCCGTCAAGGTGGACCTGCTTAGGGTTGTGTACCCTGCCATGAAGTCCCTGAGGTCCAGGCTCGGCGAGTCCATAGAGATAGCCGAGAGGGAGGACGCAGACGTGTTCGTTGGAGACCATAATGACTTGGAGGTAGTCAGGGCGGTGTCGCCCCTGGGGACTGAGTTCGAGCCCAGCAGGAGGCTCTCAAGGCCTGCCAGGGCCGCCGTGCTAATACAGGCGTACCAGCTTAACGCTGAGTCCCCGGAGAAGTTCGCAGCCAGCGTGGAGCCCGCGTACAGGTCGCTCGCCAAGTGCGCGCCGCGCATAAGGATAGGCAAGGGGCACTCAATAGTGACCCCCTTCAGGGAGGACGAGTTCATACTCGCGGACCTGGTCTCGTCAGGAAAGGGCGACGAGTTCATAGCGATAAACAACGACACCATGCACATAATAGATCCTACCCAGGACCCCCTGGACATAAGGCAGGTCTCGGGGGCGCTGTCGAACGCGCTCAACGACCTGTTTGTAATAGGGGTCCACAGGGGCCTCATGATAGCGCCTGTGATAAACGCCCCTAGCCAGGATCTCAAGGAGAGGCTAATTGAGAACGCCCGCGAGTTCTCAAAGTCCATAGGGGCAGAGGTTCTAGACGTGCCGGGACCTGGCAGGGGAAGGCTCCTCATGGGGGCCACGGTAATGGGCTACAGCGACAGGCAGCCGCCCCAGTTCCACGACAGGGTGAGGCCGGGCATGAAGGTGATAGCGACGAGGCCGCTGGGTGAACTGGCGCCGATAACTACCTACCTCACAGCGGCGATAGATGAGAGCGTCGTTGATGAGCTTGAGGCCGAGGGGATAAGCTTTGACGAGCTGGAGAGGCTTAAGGAGCAGGCCGTCAACATAATATCATCGCCCAACAGGGCGGCGGCTGAGGTCATCGAGAAGTACCTGCCTGCCTTCGGCGAGGAGTACAGCCCGGACGAGCACATAGCTGCGACCACGGACGTGACGGGGCCCGGAATTTACGTTGTCAAGGAGCTGGCGGACCTCTCGAGGACGACGATAAGGATAGACCAGTTCCCGCTCCTGTTCCCGGAGATAGCCAGGTTCGCCACGGAGCACTTCATAATGCCGAACGCCACCGCCGGGACCAACGGGGGCTTCATAATAATAGCCCCCGAGCAGGTGGCTGACGACATAGTGAGGGACCTGAGGTCAAGGGGCTACTCGCCGTCAATAATAGGCGAGGTCGTGGCCAAGGGGACGCCGAAGGTGATAGCGCCCAGGGATATTTCATATTATATATACGATGAGGCCATACTCTCTGAGCTGGGTGCGGGAGGTGCCTGA
- a CDS encoding pyridoxal-phosphate dependent enzyme, whose protein sequence is MRLRPLEELKAEEVSLEELLNSMRSMLRSNSVASSLAVEGDRVIDGAVDYWALRWLRCRLAPVSEGLREGGPIPLEALGFYDNAMSNEYRAYRDVMELLSNDRPTPMVMLRGDWGPGVRVWAKLEWYNPLSLSIKDRTALGVLMEALSRNPDARKIFEVSSSNTGIALAALSAALGLRARIYVPTTAEGFGPSMLRILGAEVVVRGSSTVEALPSAIAEAKAEGAIMPNQFENIANPLTHVGTTAKEIDLQANFLGLKLRGIFVTLGTRGHSAGIAFYFKNRRPDVKVFGVQPAEGSIIPGIRRQDPSKWWPMAERPDEIIDVTDSEAMDSAIAVARTNGLLFGMSGGAAVAALLKKGKLEEGDYVVVVPDHGIKYLDRYLSRLGD, encoded by the coding sequence TTGAGGCTGAGGCCCCTTGAGGAGCTGAAGGCAGAAGAGGTAAGCTTGGAGGAGCTGCTGAACTCCATGAGGTCCATGCTGAGGTCCAACTCGGTGGCCTCCTCGCTCGCGGTGGAGGGAGACAGGGTAATTGACGGCGCCGTCGACTACTGGGCCCTGAGGTGGCTCAGGTGCAGGCTGGCCCCCGTCAGCGAGGGCCTAAGGGAGGGCGGGCCCATACCGCTTGAGGCGCTGGGATTCTATGACAACGCCATGTCCAATGAGTACAGGGCCTACAGGGACGTCATGGAGCTCCTCAGCAACGACCGTCCAACTCCCATGGTTATGCTGAGGGGGGACTGGGGGCCAGGCGTGAGGGTGTGGGCCAAGCTTGAGTGGTACAACCCTCTCAGCCTGAGCATAAAGGACAGGACGGCCCTCGGGGTGCTGATGGAGGCCCTATCAAGGAATCCCGACGCCAGGAAAATCTTTGAGGTGTCCTCCTCTAACACCGGCATAGCACTCGCCGCCCTCTCAGCCGCCCTGGGCCTGAGGGCCAGGATATACGTGCCGACCACTGCTGAGGGCTTCGGCCCCTCCATGCTTAGGATCCTCGGGGCCGAGGTCGTGGTGAGGGGCTCATCGACAGTCGAGGCCCTTCCGTCAGCCATTGCGGAGGCCAAGGCCGAGGGCGCCATAATGCCCAACCAGTTTGAAAACATTGCCAACCCGCTCACGCACGTGGGGACGACGGCCAAGGAGATAGACCTCCAGGCGAACTTCCTGGGCCTCAAGCTCAGGGGCATATTCGTGACGCTTGGCACCCGCGGCCACTCCGCTGGCATAGCGTTTTACTTCAAGAACAGGAGGCCTGACGTCAAGGTCTTCGGCGTGCAGCCGGCCGAGGGAAGCATAATACCCGGCATCAGGAGGCAGGACCCCTCAAAGTGGTGGCCCATGGCTGAGAGGCCCGATGAAATCATCGACGTCACGGACTCCGAGGCCATGGACTCCGCGATAGCTGTTGCCAGGACCAACGGCCTCCTGTTTGGGATGAGCGGGGGCGCGGCCGTGGCGGCCCTGCTCAAGAAGGGCAAGCTGGAGGAGGGGGACTACGTAGTAGTGGTTCCTGACCACGGCATTAAGTACTTAGATCGCTACCTCTCAAGGCTGGGGGACTAA
- a CDS encoding metallophosphoesterase: MWEEAIKVVDDAVEALRRLPLIVHLDGAKSIAILGDVHGYDEVVDRFEQLVDEFSIDKAVMLGDYVDRGPNSSQTIVKVLSLASSEPNRFVPLRGDHEDPRMNEGYGFYEEVLYMQATDLFSHVVEAYQHLPVAAVGLGAFLVHGGVPCADCARPDVPISLSNVELQYSGVKGTRRYLELADDVLFQMLWNDPNGDAEYFEPNPRGPGIYYYGRLAWSSFLRENGLDLIIRGHEVVDGAFAIRHDGRPVGTLKCNEWRSRREVSGGVITVFSSRYHGGRAGALIVDSDGLILKCL; this comes from the coding sequence TTGTGGGAGGAGGCCATCAAGGTAGTCGATGACGCGGTTGAAGCCCTCAGGAGGCTCCCCCTGATAGTCCACCTCGACGGTGCCAAAAGCATAGCAATACTCGGCGACGTACATGGATATGATGAAGTTGTCGACAGGTTTGAGCAGCTGGTGGACGAGTTCTCGATAGACAAAGCCGTAATGTTAGGGGACTACGTTGACAGAGGGCCGAACAGCTCCCAGACCATAGTTAAGGTCCTCAGCCTCGCGAGCTCCGAGCCCAACAGGTTCGTACCGCTGAGGGGCGACCACGAGGACCCCAGGATGAACGAGGGCTACGGGTTCTACGAGGAGGTGCTATACATGCAGGCCACCGACCTCTTCTCGCACGTGGTAGAGGCATACCAGCATTTGCCTGTTGCCGCGGTGGGCCTTGGGGCCTTCCTAGTCCACGGCGGCGTACCGTGCGCTGACTGCGCGAGGCCTGACGTGCCGATATCGCTTAGCAACGTTGAGCTGCAGTACTCGGGCGTCAAGGGCACCAGACGCTACCTTGAGCTGGCTGACGACGTGCTCTTCCAAATGCTGTGGAACGACCCAAACGGCGACGCGGAGTACTTTGAGCCCAACCCTAGGGGTCCCGGAATTTACTACTACGGAAGGCTGGCGTGGTCCTCGTTCCTCAGGGAGAACGGCCTGGACCTAATAATCAGAGGGCATGAGGTCGTCGACGGGGCCTTCGCGATAAGGCACGACGGCAGGCCCGTGGGGACGCTCAAGTGCAACGAGTGGCGCTCGAGGCGCGAGGTCAGCGGCGGGGTGATAACGGTGTTCTCAAGCAGGTACCACGGGGGGAGGGCCGGGGCCCTTATAGTTGACAGTGACGGCCTCATACTTAAGTGCCTGTGA
- a CDS encoding glycosyltransferase yields MAPLKYLLYFLAWLLSAVTTGIYVYGIIKFRGSYSLLRKLEDGEVRRPVEVVVAARNEERRIGGLMRSLSWQPLREVVLVDDSSSDGTVRKAEEELKGVSLKVIRADGPPPGWLPKPHALELGASRVSLSSSMLFLDADVRGDLHDVIVTASTVRPGELVAFEPRFVCRTSLCRLTQPLLTSIVHGFFGFDRALNPSDRHSMMFGCCWSIDPYSFWESGGMAQVRDSIVEDRTLAVKLKERGFRLRPYDARGSLLVESWGTARDFVNLIRRVSYAVANVMSLPSYLAFSVGVTILMVWPLVMIPLAALGHPLLALGPAITYAAQAAFTAMGQRLEGIRGPWFLASPLAGALVAYGFVSARFRPISWKGRSLRPSVTGT; encoded by the coding sequence ATGGCCCCGCTAAAGTACCTCCTCTACTTCTTGGCCTGGCTGCTCTCAGCGGTGACCACAGGGATCTACGTCTACGGCATAATCAAGTTCAGGGGGAGCTACTCCCTCCTAAGGAAGCTCGAGGACGGCGAAGTGAGGAGGCCGGTGGAAGTGGTAGTCGCTGCCAGGAACGAGGAGCGCAGGATAGGGGGACTCATGAGGTCCCTCTCGTGGCAGCCGCTCAGGGAAGTGGTCCTAGTTGATGACAGCAGCTCTGACGGCACCGTCAGGAAGGCTGAGGAGGAGCTCAAAGGGGTGAGCCTTAAGGTTATCAGGGCGGACGGCCCTCCGCCGGGCTGGCTCCCCAAGCCCCACGCGCTGGAGCTGGGCGCCAGCAGGGTCAGCCTAAGCTCCTCAATGCTCTTCCTTGACGCCGACGTAAGGGGTGACCTTCATGACGTGATAGTGACGGCCTCCACAGTGAGGCCTGGGGAGCTGGTGGCCTTTGAGCCGAGGTTCGTCTGCAGGACGTCGCTGTGCAGGCTCACCCAGCCGCTCCTCACGTCAATAGTTCACGGCTTCTTCGGGTTTGACAGGGCCCTCAACCCGAGCGACAGGCACTCGATGATGTTCGGCTGCTGCTGGTCTATAGATCCATACTCCTTCTGGGAGTCCGGGGGCATGGCCCAGGTGCGGGACTCCATAGTTGAGGACAGGACTTTGGCCGTGAAGCTCAAGGAGAGGGGCTTCAGGCTGAGGCCTTACGACGCCAGGGGGAGCCTGCTGGTCGAGTCGTGGGGCACGGCGAGGGACTTCGTTAACCTCATAAGGAGGGTCTCCTACGCGGTGGCCAACGTCATGAGCCTGCCGTCCTACTTGGCCTTCTCGGTGGGCGTTACGATCTTAATGGTCTGGCCCCTTGTGATGATCCCGCTGGCGGCGCTGGGCCACCCCCTGCTGGCCCTCGGGCCCGCCATCACCTACGCAGCGCAGGCGGCGTTCACTGCCATGGGCCAGAGGCTGGAGGGCATAAGGGGCCCCTGGTTCCTCGCGTCGCCGCTTGCCGGGGCCCTGGTTGCCTATGGGTTTGTCAGCGCGAGGTTCAGGCCCATCTCATGGAAGGGCAGGAGCCTCAGGCCGAGCGTCACAGGCACTTAA
- a CDS encoding bifunctional alpha,alpha-trehalose-phosphate synthase (UDP-forming)/trehalose-phosphatase produces the protein MSSNISYLLGTSRLLLVSNRLPFTVKVDQKGQVSLAPSTGGLATGMRPLLESGLATWVGWPGISEEAAGNLRDSISKTLRLRGVVPVWLNSREIEGYYEGFCNSTIWPLFHYFVERAAYDEDYWRWYVEVNRKFADVVLQAYRRGDVIWVHDYHLMLLPSLLRERLGDDVPIGFFLHIPFPSFEVFRQLPWREDIIRGLLGADLIGFHTYDYMNYFLESVRRLLGIEHYLGELKYGERSVKVDVFPMGIDFGGIRAAAMGEAVAAKYNELRKKLGDVKVIFSIDRLDYTKGLPERLRAFKRLLEKYPEYRGKVSYIFVVSPSRERVEEYARLKREINELVSEINGQFSTLEWTPVIYIRRFIPEEELLALYRLANVALITPLRDGMNLVAKEYIAANVGHNGVLIISEGAGASSDLVEAIVVNPNDYDGVADALKRALDMSDYERENRMASLESRVSSYDVNAWSYDFVSTLLSFKKTQAAEIEEARTRRLSGVQLTMVVSSFIASRSRILFLDYDGTLVPLTQFSWMARPDEELKGLLSRIASKPNTKVVIVTTRSRASIESMLGDVKGIEIAAENGGWLYIDGKWSQGVAASDLSWKQEVMKIFTSFTKRTPGSYVEEKDFSIVWHYRNVPSELGEARSNELMDLLSRFIAVHPNLAVVRGPMSIEVRLAELTKARAALNWLSRGSYDFIFAAGDSGDDEDLFASLPQGAITVKVGYGPSKARYYVASPQELREVLLRLAES, from the coding sequence GTGTCAAGCAACATATCTTACCTGCTGGGCACGTCAAGGCTGCTGTTGGTGTCCAACAGGCTCCCGTTCACGGTCAAGGTGGACCAGAAGGGCCAGGTAAGCCTAGCGCCGAGCACGGGGGGCCTGGCCACAGGCATGAGGCCGCTCCTGGAGAGCGGCCTAGCCACATGGGTGGGCTGGCCGGGCATCAGCGAGGAGGCCGCGGGCAACCTCAGGGACTCAATAAGCAAGACCCTCAGGCTCAGGGGCGTAGTCCCGGTCTGGCTTAACTCAAGGGAGATAGAGGGGTACTACGAGGGGTTCTGCAACAGCACCATATGGCCTCTCTTCCACTACTTCGTTGAGAGGGCAGCCTACGATGAGGACTACTGGAGGTGGTACGTGGAGGTCAACAGGAAGTTCGCCGATGTGGTGCTCCAGGCGTACAGGAGGGGCGACGTCATATGGGTTCACGACTACCACCTGATGCTGCTCCCCTCGCTGCTGAGGGAGAGGCTGGGGGATGACGTCCCCATAGGGTTCTTCCTTCACATTCCGTTCCCCTCATTTGAGGTCTTCAGGCAGCTGCCCTGGAGGGAGGACATAATAAGGGGGCTCCTCGGGGCTGACCTCATAGGCTTTCACACCTACGATTACATGAACTACTTCCTTGAGAGCGTCAGGAGGCTCCTCGGCATAGAGCACTACCTTGGCGAGCTAAAGTACGGCGAGAGGAGCGTTAAGGTCGACGTCTTCCCGATGGGGATAGACTTCGGGGGCATCAGGGCGGCGGCCATGGGCGAGGCCGTGGCGGCCAAGTACAACGAGTTGAGGAAGAAGCTGGGCGACGTCAAGGTAATATTCTCAATAGATAGGCTTGACTACACGAAGGGCCTGCCCGAGAGGCTCAGGGCCTTCAAGAGGCTCCTTGAGAAGTACCCCGAGTACCGCGGCAAGGTGTCCTACATCTTCGTGGTCTCCCCCTCAAGGGAGAGGGTTGAGGAGTACGCCAGGCTGAAGAGGGAGATAAACGAGCTTGTGAGCGAGATAAACGGCCAGTTCTCAACGCTGGAGTGGACCCCAGTCATTTACATAAGGAGGTTCATACCCGAGGAAGAGCTGTTGGCTTTGTACAGGCTTGCCAACGTGGCCCTCATAACGCCCCTCAGGGACGGCATGAACTTGGTGGCGAAGGAGTACATAGCTGCCAACGTCGGCCACAACGGCGTCCTTATAATCAGCGAGGGGGCAGGCGCGTCGAGTGACCTGGTGGAGGCCATAGTGGTGAACCCCAACGATTACGATGGCGTTGCAGACGCGCTGAAGAGGGCCCTTGACATGAGCGACTATGAGCGCGAGAACAGGATGGCCTCCCTCGAGAGCAGGGTCTCAAGCTATGACGTTAACGCCTGGTCATATGACTTTGTATCAACGCTTCTGTCCTTCAAGAAGACCCAGGCAGCGGAAATAGAGGAGGCCAGGACCAGGAGGCTTTCAGGCGTGCAGCTCACTATGGTTGTGAGCTCCTTCATAGCGTCAAGGAGCAGGATACTCTTCCTTGACTATGACGGGACGCTAGTGCCACTCACGCAGTTCTCGTGGATGGCTAGGCCTGACGAGGAGCTCAAGGGGCTGCTCTCCAGGATAGCGTCAAAGCCGAACACTAAGGTGGTTATAGTGACCACCAGGTCAAGGGCCTCGATAGAGTCCATGCTGGGCGACGTCAAGGGCATTGAGATAGCTGCAGAGAATGGCGGCTGGCTGTACATCGACGGAAAGTGGTCCCAGGGGGTGGCAGCGAGCGACCTGAGCTGGAAGCAGGAGGTGATGAAGATATTCACGTCGTTCACCAAGAGGACCCCCGGCTCCTACGTCGAGGAGAAGGACTTCTCAATAGTTTGGCACTACCGTAACGTGCCCAGCGAGCTCGGCGAGGCCAGGTCGAACGAGCTGATGGACCTGCTCTCGAGGTTCATAGCCGTTCACCCTAACCTGGCGGTGGTCAGGGGGCCCATGAGCATAGAGGTCAGGCTGGCGGAGCTCACCAAGGCGAGGGCGGCGCTGAACTGGCTCTCCAGGGGAAGCTACGACTTCATATTTGCGGCCGGGGACTCGGGCGACGATGAGGACCTGTTCGCGTCGCTTCCCCAGGGAGCCATAACTGTCAAGGTGGGCTATGGCCCCAGCAAGGCGAGGTACTACGTGGCAAGCCCCCAGGAGCTGAGGGAAGTGCTCCTAAGGCTGGCTGAGTCGTGA
- a CDS encoding amidase, producing the protein MQSLEIDESLEKAAKLTDINAVVTVNERAEAEANAVARRGLTPIPIVIKDIIYTKGLRTTMGSRVFRDYVPREDAAVVARLRRAGFVIIGKSNAHEFASGATTTSSVFGPTRNPLDKDRIAGGSSGGSAAAVAAGIVEVAIGTDTAGSVRIPASLCGVFGFRPTSGSTPKAGVFPLAPTFDEVGVIASNLDVLRRALQAIMVRRRKARPIRGQPRLAVPRGLLVADRDVSRAFWDLAARLNAAEVDLPIARARGRESFTVIRLSEASSVHLPFRDRWQEYFPDVRRLLERGLEFKATDYATALEVMRRVKDEFTSVMRKFDAMILPSTAIPAPRIDEVLGKEDGPVRDLLTGNSWLAPLVGAPAISVPMFKVNGLPVGLQLIGRPGEDLELLELAERILSL; encoded by the coding sequence GTGCAAAGTTTGGAGATCGACGAGTCCCTTGAGAAGGCCGCAAAGCTTACCGACATAAACGCGGTTGTCACGGTTAACGAGAGGGCCGAGGCAGAGGCCAACGCGGTGGCCAGGAGGGGCCTGACGCCCATCCCAATAGTTATCAAGGACATAATATACACCAAGGGCCTCAGGACCACCATGGGCTCAAGGGTATTCAGGGACTACGTGCCCAGGGAGGACGCGGCTGTAGTTGCCAGGCTGCGCAGGGCGGGCTTTGTAATTATAGGCAAAAGCAACGCCCATGAGTTCGCCTCAGGGGCGACCACGACGTCGTCCGTCTTCGGGCCCACCAGGAACCCCCTTGACAAGGACAGGATAGCCGGCGGGAGCAGCGGGGGCAGCGCCGCTGCCGTGGCGGCCGGCATAGTTGAGGTGGCCATAGGCACTGACACTGCAGGCTCAGTGAGGATCCCGGCCTCCCTCTGCGGCGTCTTCGGCTTCAGGCCCACCTCGGGCTCAACTCCCAAGGCCGGGGTCTTCCCGCTTGCCCCCACCTTTGACGAGGTCGGAGTCATAGCGTCAAACCTTGACGTTCTGAGGAGGGCCCTTCAGGCCATAATGGTCAGAAGGAGGAAGGCCAGGCCGATCCGTGGACAGCCAAGGCTTGCGGTGCCAAGGGGGCTCCTGGTAGCCGACAGGGACGTCTCCAGGGCCTTCTGGGACCTGGCGGCGAGGCTGAACGCCGCTGAGGTTGACCTCCCCATAGCCAGGGCCAGGGGCAGGGAGTCGTTCACAGTGATAAGGCTCTCCGAGGCCTCCAGCGTGCACCTGCCCTTCAGGGACAGGTGGCAGGAGTACTTCCCGGACGTCAGGAGGCTCCTTGAGAGGGGGCTGGAGTTCAAGGCAACCGACTACGCCACCGCGCTGGAGGTTATGAGGAGGGTCAAGGACGAGTTCACGTCTGTCATGAGGAAATTCGATGCAATGATACTGCCATCAACGGCAATACCGGCGCCGAGGATAGATGAGGTGCTGGGCAAGGAGGATGGACCAGTGAGGGACCTGCTGACGGGCAACTCGTGGCTTGCCCCCTTAGTTGGGGCGCCTGCCATCTCAGTGCCCATGTTTAAGGTCAATGGGCTGCCGGTGGGCCTTCAACTTATAGGGAGGCCTGGGGAGGACCTGGAGCTCCTAGAGCTGGCTGAGCGCATACTGAGCCTATAA